GAACAATATTTTTAGTGTGGTTTTAAGAGATATAGATCTTCCAGAAatgaaaaaacagaaaaatactACTCTAGGCTTGAACAAGTTGAAAGACCTGTGACATGGAAACTAAAACCAGAAACATGAAATAAGTCTGAAATGTTTTGAGATTTTAATTCTGAAAAGCTGAAATAAGAGCAGGTTTTAAGAGTGGTTTTTTAAAATAGGTCATATCAAACAAGTTTTTCTCATGTTTAAAAACTATAAACTTGTTTCACAAAGAAGCAATCAAACAAGTCCTTACTTTCCGATCCTTGATGAGTTTGTTGTGCGCTTCAAGTTTAGCTCGATACTGTCTTCGCCTCAGAATAGCATGGTATTGCTTTGAATTCACGTATATGGGTTCTTCTGTATAATCAGATGGCAGAGGGACTCGAACACCAGTTCCCATAAGCTGGGCATGATGAATCTGGTCAGATTTTGATGGCATATATTTCAGAATTCATCTTGATGCTTTAATAAGCCTGTAACTAGCTAGCAGTGTCATGGCTTTATGCAATATCAGAGAACTAACATGTCATATATGATATCAGAAATCCAAGGAATTGCAGCTTGACCAGTACAGTACAACTCTATAATAGATAGTGAGCTCATTCACTTTTATAAATCAACAAAGGAAAAGGTCAAAAAGAATAAATCAGGTTTTCTAGAAAGGATTGCACCTCCAACTAATGTTAATCAAGAAAATCTTGTGTCAAAAATAAGAAGTAGCTTTCGCACcataaataattatttgaatAAATACGAAATGCTATGAAAAAACACCCAGAGGAGATTCAAAGGAAAACTAACAAATGTTTTCAAAtggaaagatagagagaagttTTAAATGGAAATATGATTCACAGAACAACTTTAAAACAAACAGCATCTGCTACACAGGTAAATTAGCcctactttctcttccatcCTATTTCCACCCACTTTTCCTTCCTATCTCTATCTActtttcctatcacatcaccTATCATATCTCAATTTTCTCCCACTTCagttcctatctctctcttggGGTGTGGGTGGAATGGGTAAGGATTATTATTGGGTAAATTTTCAGCAGCACCATAAAtcttaaaaattaattgaagATGGATTATTGGCTGAGAAGACTCTGCAAGCTGTAAAAAATTAAACTGCAAAGAGCATGAATTCTTGAATGATCCATTTGAAGGAGCATATAAAGGTATAGACAGGATTAACCAGCTGCAACATTTAATCCTAAGATATATTTGAAAGTTCTTGAAGAATTTGGTCAGAATCAAATGCTTTCGCAAAAAGTCCTTTACCCAATTTCTAAGTCGACACAATAACAATGAAGTGGTTCTCATTTCTCAACACAAAAGAAGATGGCATCCTACCAAATGCAGTAAGAATTGAAAAGGTGGAGCAATATTTATGAAGATGGTATCAGAAGTCAGAACTATTAAATAAAATACTTTCTAATCCACAATGTGATTTCATGAAATGTCAGTTAACAGTAATCGTCGTAACTCATAAGATCATGTTTTACTTCTATTTTAAGGTGAATATCAATATACATGAGTGGAGACGAAGTGACATAAATAACAAGTAATTAAAAGATATCAATCATCTCTACTGAAGTACTGGTTACCTTAGACTGCGGGGCATATGCTGCCCCAGTATAGCATGGATCAGCATAGTAGAATGCAGCATGAGCCTGAAACCCAAATTTTGAGAAACTGTCTGCATACATCTTCTATCCACAGGATCAAAAAGATATATCTACTTACAAGTGCTTGGCTGTGATCCAGTACTGGAGGGTAGGTGAAATCCCGACTCGCCATAGATGACCTGACGAGGTATCCCATACTCTTCCCCTCAGCGTTGCTAAATGCGGAACCAGTAGAAGAACTATGCTGGAAAGAAATTTGACCTAGTATCCAATATATCCAATATGGGTTAGAAAGTAACATATCAGGTTATTTTATATGAATTTTCAGAATATGATCAAATTATCTAAGAGAAATTCCAACTTTTGGAAGAAAAATGGAGGGGTATAATATCCCATAGCCAACACCAATATTGCCCTACAGTGTGCTTCTGCAGCTTCCCAGTAGAAAATACATACACCAATAGCCGAAAGAAATGACAAAACACCCGTTGATAAGCACAGAAATTCAGAACCATACAAATAGACAGGGTTTTAATCCAAAATACCTGATTGTGCAGATCCATCTTCGGGATAAGATTGACCAGAtgattgagatgaagatgaatcCTGTTCTTGGAATTGAAAACTCAGTGCCTTGCTCTTGTGGCATTGCTGTGGCAGAACATCCACTTTCAAGCTCAAACTGTTGGAGATAGAGGAATGTGGGACTTCAGATTCAGAAGAAGTTGCCCATGATGGGCCTCCAAGAACATGGGTGGATGATGGATGAGCAGAACATAGACCAGGGTCCTTCTCACATAAACACTTCATTCTTTTCCTTACACTATGGCTAAAGGCTTATCACTAAGAATAATAATCCACTTACCTTCAAAATAGAAAAATAGATTTCAGAAACCTGAATTTGGTTACAGCTTTCTCACATACTCCTACCAGATTGTCGTGGTAGCTTTCAGGAGTTTCAATCAAATTATGAACTTTTTGAGAGTTTGGAATGATGTAAGCATACCAATCTATAAAGGAACATGTCAATTTCTACAAACCTTTGTAAAAAGGACAAAACAAGTCCAGGGAGAAACTGATTTATATGCATGTATATGTATGCTTTAGAAGATAAGCCTATGCTTGAAATTTAGAAATGGAGATTTATGGGATAAAAAACTATTTCACCATATAACTGACTGAACAAATAAAGAAATCAATGGGGATGAAGAAGTGGTTACAAAAGCTCCCATTTGGTGCTTGTCAGCATAGTTTTAAAACAATTACATTATTTACAAAAGCTCCCATAAGTGGAAACACACATAAGGTACTTACTTAAattcttaaaaaattatattttttagtgTGTTTCCCTTCTCCTTGGACTTCCCTTATAGGTACATTGAATGTGGACTTCATTTGTACAAAAGGAAGTTCAATGGTGGGGTAACTACTAAATTTCTTTAAGAAATCAATTAAAAGCATTTTTTTTCGATGGACAAAAGTTTGGGTGGGTTCAGCTCCGGTCACCACTGTGGGTCAAAGCATGCCTCTGGGACCATAGGTCGCTTACAGAGGTACTTACATATCATCCATCAACACAACCCTCACATTGGTAGCGGGAATCAAACACACAACTTTCTGAGGGGAAATGGTCTGTCATCCTTATTCCTTGCCAACTGTGTTGGCTCATTAATTACAAGCTTATGACCCTAAAGAAAAAACCCTCAAACAAAAGACAATTTTTTGAACATATCGACACTCTGAATCAACACAGTAGAATGCATGCGAGTTGTTCATTGAAAAAAAATCCTATTTGGGCATtaaaaggtatgaaaaacaaaacaaaagaataCACCCAAAATGAAGTtatgaaaaacaaacaaaaacatgtttggatcaatcAATTCCTAATTGAAGTTTCAGGGTTTTCACGCCTAAATTGGAAAGGTTTCTAAAACTGCTTAATTCCCAGATTATACACAGGTTAGgggaaaaacaacaacaacaaatgtcaaCCATCAGCAGGTAGAAGAAGTCCAGTGCAGAATAAGAAAACCCACTATCTATCTTagaacatgtttggatcaaacAATTCTAAAATCCATAAACTTCACTGAATCTTCTCctaagaattgattctgaatcaattgtaaaaggtgtttcaaacatgcacttaatctTAGATCAGTTCCCTAATCTGAAAATCTAAATGCTACTACTACTACCCTTTTATAGATTCACAGGTGACAGACAGGCATGCCATGAAATGGAATTCCAAGGGAAGAAAAAACAAATCTTCTATtccagaaaataaaataaaaagtacaGAAAAatgggaagaaaaaaaaaacaaagcaggtggaccaaaacaaagaaaaagagagaccTTGAAAATTGGGTAAATTGAAAAGGAATCAGAAAATTGTGTATTATTGGTAGAATATGAAAAGGGAGCAGAATAGAACCTGTGCATGTCCTCTGCCAGGAAACTTGTAACTAgcttagaagaagaagaaactagtacaaactctctttctctctctctcttagtcaCACATGAGAATGGTAGTACCCCACTACACAACTTAAACACAAACACTAGTACTACAACAATCCAAAGACTCCATCATTGTTTCAGTGCTTCTTGGTCTTTCACTTTGTATTTggtctctctctttctctcttggcTTTAGTGCTAAGTCTAGTATTGACCCCTTTTGTTTGAAACTGAAAGGACATTTATTACTTCTTCTACTTAATTCCCCTAAAAACAACACACATCActgttctctttctctctctctctctgctgcATCAGCATTAACGCACCAACTACACTCAACCTCCACCTTCCTAACTTTCTCAATTATCCATTATTATATTTCAAATCAAATGATTTAAGATTCCTGCTAATCActgttttaaaaattattagaaTTAAGAGGTGTAGCTCAACTCGAAAACTGGTTTAAGAGTTGAGGATTGTTCTATTCTTATAAAGgctatatatatatcatatctCTAGCTAATGTAGGATTTCTAAAACACCTTATAACGCTCAGGACTGGACATCTAGAGCGTGAAATGAACAACAATGGGTGACACAAATATGTAAGGTCTCAACAACAAACAAATTGATCTAATATGGACTTTAATATCATATTGTGATTAAGAAGAtataactcaacccaaaagttaGTTTAAGATTTGAGGGCTGCTCTACCCAAAAGACTATCTatatcatatctctagtcaatgtggatATCGATTACTAGATTAAAAATGTATGCTTAAATATCTTTTCTCTATAAAATTAACATGTTTTTGTTTTAGtctatttattattaaaaaaaaaattgatgcacggtgtaatattttttacacttttaaccaatcaaattttaaaGATGTACAACATGAATAATTaacttaaataatttttttccatattctaagaatctgattggttgatacCTTTTGTATCATTAGCATAgttcaagtgataagagttgaATGATATATAAATTAGAAATGGAAAAGTGCAAGAATCAATCTCTAAATGGCATAATTTGTCTTTCtaatataacaaaaaaattaacatgtGTTTTTACAAGTGGAAAACATTTTTAGAAAGTGCATATTTGCATTTACCAATTTACTTATCAATCCTAGTCAAATATAAGTTGTCAACGTGGACTTTATGCACTAGTCTTTTttttatatcggaaagataaattataccTTACAGGGATTAATCCTTGGACCTCCCCCAcctcaactcatatgtctcataactcttatcacttgaactatcattcggggacacaCTTTATACATTAGTCTATTTATTCAAATTCTTTAAAATCATTTTTGTTCTCTTCATCTCCTTCTAATTTTCACCACCACTCGAACTCTGTAATCATCACCGATCCTCTCACCGTCTCCCCCCACCTCACCAAAAGCCCCCCTTCTTCTCAATTGCACCTTCTATTTCCCTCCCCTATCCCTTACCCCACTACAAGAAATTTGTTAAGCCATTGGTAAAGAAAGAAAATTGTTAGTACAATTTTGTTACACTCCACATCAGTAGGTATAGAGCTCCTCGATAATTTTTAACCACATTTTTTAGAAAGTCTTCGATAACTTAGACTATccacaatggtttcaacattcaacaccctcaacactccactttttctcttcccaacactccacatcaccttctctctccagttcaacacttcattcaacttttacccactccaatggtttttcattcaacaccctatcctaccacttttatttcatattttgatttaattttatatttttctttttatgatttcataaaattaaaattttcgataaaaattaaattaaataaactattatcgatttaatttaatttaatgttttttttgtttatttaaattaaattaaattaaattaacgtaatatttttttaacgtaaattaaattaaaacacttaacaatttaatagaAAGAGGAtagtagaaagataataagatgatgaaaaacttagttttttttttttgtgtccaaatcaaacgaaccaagtctctatttatagagaaaaaaaaaatcatgaattttggtaaaaaaattatatttttaaaattttttttgaatgaaataattgagttggaaagattaggataaacgAAAATCGCCCGGACCAATCAAACGGAGCCACGTGTTGATCTGCAACCCCTCTCTCTCCACTGGGTCCCACACGCAGGTTTCAACTATGTTGAAAGttttcaacacctctctcctcctTCCAACTTTCAACACCCACCTTCAACACCATTAAACTACCATTTTAACATTAAACTACCCACTTTCAACACCATTGTGGGTAGTCTTACCTACAACTTAAGCTGTCAGAAGCTTGTTAATGATAGTATCCGTCAAAACACTTTGTATGACCAAAATTATCAGTCATGTATCGATGATTTATATCGTcattaatatttttcttaacACTAATGATATTATGTTTGTTCTTCATTAACTATccagaaagagaagaaaatacaatttaaaaagtgcaattaattttgttaactttcaaaaaatattatttatttttttattttaccttTTAAAATGTATACTAATTAGAATTATTACGTAggctaataattaaataaaatatgtcCATAAGTGTTATAgcatcataattttttatttcaaataatttcaaataaaaatggtGTGGAACCAAAAACTACAAAATAATTTTCATGGACCAATTTGAATTCACTTCTACAAGTTagctaccaaaaaaaaatttatccctaatattttcataatttaaaatTGCAAGTGGGAATCTAATCTTTAAAATATTACTATTTTTGtgttaaaaaatcaatttttcgaTCATGCATCACAATTTTGGTGGTTTGTAATGTTGTACACGTTGGTgttcttttctgtttttgtttGCTTTTATAAAAGTGATTGAACATGGACGGCTCCAATATTCTACTCTGAGTCGCTTGCCGGCgataatgaaaaatatatgatgttaaattaaaaaaaattaatttctattCGACTTGATCTAAATTGATGTAATCCAATCTCCATCGAAGTTTTCTTTTCTAAACCAAGGTATTCCTAGTAATTGTGAGATTAATTCATCAATCAGCATATTAAACAGTAGAtagataattaattaattaattttttctattaataaaaattgaaattcaaatcGTCAACCAATTATTTAAGAGTCAAGTGTTGAATGACTACACAAACACTATTTAAAAACCTTCAAAGCTCTTTTAATTATAAGCTTTctctttattaaaataataacacATGTATCTATGTTTTGTTTCTatgaatttaaataaataaaataaaaaaaaccatcaaGATGTACTTGTTTTCTTTCCTAATCACCAAATTTGTTTCATGTTTCGTTAAATGAAAATAGATACATGAAAAGTCAAATTGGCTTTTCAAGATACATAAATGGCGATTTAACGAATTATCTTAAAAAATGCTTGGATATTTATATGGGTTCATCTAATGTGGTCTCTTTTTTTAAAAGATCATTTCTGAACCTCTCTTTTTTACTATGCAGTATCATCTTGCAGTTAAAAACACAATAATTGTGtgtctgtttggttttcagttaaGAAGTCTGTTTGAAGTATTGAAATTTAAGATCACGATTTCCAATGCACATTCACCCAACAGAATGCACTTATTGGGTTGAGTGAATGTGGTTTCACATTCAcccaactgaaaaccaaacaggctCTACTGCAACCCTACCCTCTGATTATCTCTCTTATCCCTACTCATCATCTCATATTACCAttacttattttactttttctatATCACCTTCCCTTCAAGATCGCTAGCTTATCGAACTTAATTTGTTTACCTATATTTATCCTCATAAGAAAGGATAGGAGTTTGGCaaagggaaaaaaataaaataagagttgGCAGCTAATTATAATGTCCTATTTTATTATATTGTAAAGTTTTGGATAGTCATGAAGATGAAGTGTGATAATTCTAGGATATCATCTACATAAGAAACTACTTTTGAAATCGTTTTTTGGCACaatgtttaatttattttctaggTGGTTGTTAACTTGTGCATGACATCATactactttggttttctttacCTCGTACACATCATATTATTACAAATGTCAATGGCGGCTGCGAACCACATAATTTTTTAAGAAGATTGTTATTTAGAATTCTAACACATAAATTAAAATGacaattattaatattatttattcttttttagtaataaaaaacaaaaaatactcCCATAAGTTGAGAATAATGTAGTGGATAGAGAAGAATTGTGGTTAGTTAATAAAGAATGTGATAAGTgagataaaatttaattaatgcgTGCACTGATGGAAAACAGTGGAAAAAtgcattgattttttaaaataactaccATTTTGGAAAAATTGGTTAGATACTAAAACAACAAGATAttagaaaatctctctttttatttaatttcattaattgtcgtgacacatccttaaaatctaatTGGCTGAcgatgtaaaaaaactttacaccgtcggtacGTTATCTTttttctcaaacaacaatctctaTGGAATGGAGAGAGTACCAAAATATTCAATGTCGTTAGTAATGACTAATTCTCAATGCTAATGTACGCATTAAGCGATAAACTAATCACGGAATGCATGTATTTCATTCTCGTAAGTGAGTATTAAACTCCAACTTTATAGTTGATGAACAACCATCATATTACATGATTCAAACCAATTAGTATTAAGAAAATGAAACATTCACCATACTACATTTTGTGATTTAAAAAGTGAGCATCTTCTACAGATTAGTGTGAATGCTAACTCATCTATTTGAAGTCGAAGTCGATCAAGCTTAACTTTTTTATTATGTTAGTATAACGTGGAGTTTCAAGCATGACAGACGTGATTAGCTCAACAGAGAAAACAATAATTTTATCTTTAGTAAAGAGTTTCTATCTTTTAACTAAGTAGCATTGTATGATTTTTGGAGTATAAAAAGTTTACATCAtccaaattaaatataaaaagttataaaaagtgTAACATACTAAAATAATCATACTCCTGGGGAAAAAGGAGGTGCTATTTGACTAATGATACCAATTTCTTATGTTCTTTTCAGATCTGCGACATGACCTAGACATAATTCGTTTTATTATCTAGGACAGTAGGCTTGATTTACCACTACGAAAAACtacattttctattatttcatATTTGACATGGTCTACTTCACTTTCTAACTTTTCTTGTTCTCATTCACATCGATGAAAAATATCCTATTAGTTGTGTTTGAATTATTCTAAATCCTCCTACTTAATAGTCCTATAAACCCTCTTCCTAACTAAAAGGATTGATTCAGAATATCaaatgtatttatttatttatttatttaatttaatatatctTTATATAGTAGTAGATAATTTATAAGGATATTCATAGAAGGACATTTCTATCTATGTATTTTCATATGTATTAAATAGGCATAGATCTTAGCATCATGGAGAGGACATAAAGGTCTCTCCACACACCATATTGAGCTAACAAAGATGAATATCAAGAGCAGTTTTAAGGTTTGTGgtcttaattttttatataccATTCAACATTTTCACTTTTATCCAAAGTGAGTCTTCAAACTCACTTGATTTTCTCAAAATCCTCCCCCTCAATTGTGAGTTCCCACATTCAGAGGAAGCTACCGATCACCAAGGATGTCAAGTCACAAGGTCATACACTCGAATCTGATACCACTGTTTCATCATGAGGGGGGCATGATGGTCTCCACACATAATCAGGAATTCACACATTCCAAAGTATAAAAGGAGAATCAAGAATTGGTAGCAACCCAAGGACTGCAGACATGCTTAAGTTTCAGATGAATGCCTAAGGAGCAGTAATAAAAAAGTAAATGTTGCACTGTATTAAAAAGGAATAAAGGAAAGGGTGGGGGTGAATCTGAGTTCAGCTATTTATACAACCAAAACCTGAGAAACCCCAAAACATGTATATAGATTAACACAAGGTCATTAAATTATATTCCAATTTGAGCCAACTTGCTTGGAATCTATAAACCTTTAGAAATCTTCACATAAGCTTGCAGATATCATAATTTAAAACTTTTCAGGACATCCACTTGGTTTATTCTTTTCAAGCAAGGTCACTTGCTAATAATACAGTCAGTGAGGTAGGTCGTCAATAATCCCGTCCTTTGTACGGCATTTCCTGTAAAATACCGATTTTAGAAGATCCAGTTGAACATTGAGTAGAGAAAACCTCTCAAAAGCAATATAATGAATTACAGACAGAGATGATTGTTTAAATTCAAC
This portion of the Lotus japonicus ecotype B-129 chromosome 3, LjGifu_v1.2 genome encodes:
- the LOC130748487 gene encoding nuclear transcription factor Y subunit A-3-like isoform X1 — encoded protein: MKCLCEKDPGLCSAHPSSTHVLGGPSWATSSESEVPHSSISNSLSLKVDVLPQQCHKSKALSFQFQEQDSSSSQSSGQSYPEDGSAQSGQISFQHSSSTGSAFSNAEGKSMGYLVRSSMASRDFTYPPVLDHSQALAHAAFYYADPCYTGAAYAPQSKIHHAQLMGTGVRVPLPSDYTEEPIYVNSKQYHAILRRRQYRAKLEAHNKLIKDRKPYLHESRHLHALKRARGVGGRFLNTKQLEESKLTSPNHGLKFSGSTRLNLSGNVPESNETHHQVKNNRVGVSTSNYFDVTYASNKNAIFHQQDSDFRLCSYPSHTGRNMQDYTVDKGGGGANQRRLSVLM
- the LOC130748487 gene encoding nuclear transcription factor Y subunit A-3-like isoform X2 gives rise to the protein MKCLCEKDPGLCSAHPSSTHVLGGPSWATSSESEVPHSSISNSLSLKVDVLPQQCHKSKALSFQFQEQDSSSSQSSGQSYPEDGSAQSGQISFQHSSSTGSAFSNAEGKSMGYLVRSSMASRDFTYPPVLDHSQALAHAAFYYADPCYTGAAYAPQSKLMGTGVRVPLPSDYTEEPIYVNSKQYHAILRRRQYRAKLEAHNKLIKDRKPYLHESRHLHALKRARGVGGRFLNTKQLEESKLTSPNHGLKFSGSTRLNLSGNVPESNETHHQVKNNRVGVSTSNYFDVTYASNKNAIFHQQDSDFRLCSYPSHTGRNMQDYTVDKGGGGANQRRLSVLM
- the LOC130748487 gene encoding nuclear transcription factor Y subunit A-3-like isoform X3: MKCLCEKDPGLCSAHPSSTHVLGGPSWATSSESEVPHSSISNSLSLKVDVLPQQCHKSKALSFQFQEQDSSSSQSSGQSYPEDGSAQSGQISFQHSSSTGSAFSNAEGKSMGYLVRSSMASRDFTYPPVLDHSQALAHAAFYYADPCYTGAAYAPQSKIHHAQLMGTGVRVPLPSDYTEEPIYVNSKQYHAILRRRQYRAKLEAHNKLIKDRKPYLHESRHLHALKRARGVGGRFLNTKQLEESKLTSPNHGLKFSGSTRLNLSGNVPESNETHHQDSDFRLCSYPSHTGRNMQDYTVDKGGGGANQRRLSVLM